A region of Desulfobacterales bacterium DNA encodes the following proteins:
- a CDS encoding transporter substrate-binding domain-containing protein, translating into MNLKNFTLLFLNLFVVSIFCRVSLAQDIILATDDTPGVPYIMGEGTNFNWDKPGIEIEIYKLMEKKLNLKIKFFRYPWERCLNYVKAGKVDGIFPTSFKPERKEIGVYPTKKNGEIDTNRKTRDTAYYLYKNKNSNVEWNGKDFINLNGSIGAPIGWAVVSDLKNKGVNVTEIVLSSESLNMVLKNRLAGIACLSTVLDFYIEQEPLKYKDIVKVYPALSEKPYYLMFSHQFFHKNPELAEQIWDTIAEIQNSEEFKKVVNKYKVD; encoded by the coding sequence ATGAATTTAAAAAATTTTACATTATTATTTTTGAACTTATTTGTTGTAAGCATTTTTTGTAGGGTTTCTTTAGCGCAGGATATTATTTTAGCTACAGATGATACTCCTGGGGTTCCTTATATTATGGGTGAAGGAACCAATTTTAATTGGGATAAGCCTGGGATAGAAATAGAAATTTATAAGTTAATGGAGAAAAAGCTTAATTTAAAAATTAAATTTTTTCGCTATCCTTGGGAACGTTGTTTAAATTATGTTAAGGCTGGTAAAGTAGATGGAATTTTTCCTACAAGCTTTAAACCTGAACGCAAGGAAATAGGCGTATATCCAACAAAAAAAAATGGTGAGATTGATACAAATAGAAAAACCCGCGACACTGCTTATTATCTATACAAAAATAAGAATTCTAATGTTGAATGGAACGGAAAAGATTTTATAAACTTGAATGGAAGTATCGGCGCTCCTATCGGATGGGCTGTTGTTAGTGATTTAAAAAATAAGGGGGTTAACGTAACAGAAATTGTATTATCTTCAGAATCCCTTAACATGGTGTTAAAAAATCGTCTTGCCGGCATCGCTTGTCTATCAACAGTTTTAGATTTTTATATCGAACAAGAACCTCTTAAATATAAGGATATTGTTAAAGTTTATCCAGCACTATCTGAAAAGCCATATTATCTAATGTTTTCCCATCAATTTTTTCATAAAAATCCTGAACTTGCTGAACAAATATGGGATACCATTGCAGAAATACAAAATTCGGAAGAATTTAAAAAGGTTGTAAATAAATATAAAGTTGACTGA